aaagtcagaattctgagataaagtcgcaattgcgcgataaaaagtcagaattctgagataaaaagtcagaattctgagataaagtcgcaattgcgcgataaaaagtcagaattctgagataaaaagtcagaattctgagataaagtcgcaattgcgcaataaaaagtcagaattctgagataaaaagtcagaattctgagataaaaagtcagaattctgagatataaagtcgcaattgcgtgataaaaagtcagaattctgagataaagtcgcaattgcgtgataaaaagtcagaattctgagatataaagtagctattgcgtgataaaaagtcgcaattgcgtgataaaaagaagtctgagataaaaagtcgcaattgcgtgatatagtcagaattctgagatagtcgcaattgtgtgataaaaagtcagaattctgagataaaaagtcgcaattgcgtgataaaaagtcagaattctgagatataaagtagctattgcgtgataaaaagtcgcaattgcgtgataaaaagaagtctgagataaaaagtcgcaattgtgtgataagtcagaattctgagataaaaagtcgcaattcatcttttttttttttagtggcttttttttttttttttttttagtggcggaaacaggcTTCCATACTGACCAAGCAATTGAATGTAGTACACAACAATaggataaaaacaacaaattatttcCAATGTTTTGCCACAAAATTGTTTTATGTACAGAAATCACAtcctctcaaacacacacacacacacacacacacacacacacacacacacacagtcggACACACTCACAGAAACGCGTCTCAGCGCTGCTCTGATGATTTAATCAGTAAAAAAGTTCAGCAACTTAAAAGCTGCATGACATTTCTCACTAGTGAGGTAATAACGGCGCTGTTCTTGAAGCAGATAAACTTACAGTTTCACTATCGGTAGACGCTGCTGCCGAACACTGTTGAGAGACTCaggtcattcacacacacttcATCTCCTTCTCTAATAACTGCATTAGTCTGCTGTCAGTGACTCAAGCCTCCGTCActaactttaaaatgactttttggaattagcaacggAGGCTTGGGATTAGATGCGTAAGGAATCAGTCCCGTGTTTTAAgaacaaaaacctgacaaatgtcttgaggtgtggtgACCGTAGTATAAGCAGAATAATTAACTCtgggccgttgaattattagaaaacaaTGCACATCCGAGGTGTAATGGCCACAAcaagattattattgtaataattcaatGCACTTTTGTCAGTTATTCCTTACTTAACTGCTCCTTACCGTGGAAAAGCGGCTTTAGTGATAAAACACAACAGACTACACTGGTCTTCTctcaatatatttattgtcgAACACTCTTTGATTTTGTGTCTGGTCGTTGTTTAAACAATCTCtgcacattataaaaaaaaataaatagcaacttaaTATTTTGAAGCAAAATAAACATGCAAGGAATGGAAAAAGCAATGCTGTGTTAAACTTCCTCCTGTTCTGTTCGCTCTCGTGAGGAGACCCATCTGCTCACCAGCACCTCCTGCAACACATGACGGAATATTACAGATCCAGACATGAACAGACACCTGTCGAGACACTCTCTGCTCTCATACCTGTACTGTGAACCGCTTCAGACAGTCCGGCGAGGACAGCATGTCTTCTGTCAGGTTTGATGGAGTGATGACGTAACAAAGCATCAGTTCCTGTACAGAACACACAAGTGTATGTTCAAGCATTACTTCAAGCACACAATTTTCACTTTCCATAAACGAGGCCTATGACTgattttttggtttgtttcagTAAAGTGTCAATGAAAGAAGGTGCTGAACCTTCATCATCCACCTCAGGAGGAAGTTATTGTCATTTTGGCAACCCTGTTTTCAAAATGGTGTTACCCTGATGTGCGATTTGGTCATTTTCTAGCAATAAATATTACATCTAAACTgaacagaaaaaacaacaaaaaacaaacaaaaaacattaaatacaatgcTTTAAAATTTCTCGGAAGAGTTTGGACCAAAtgtttacggaagaggattagggccaagcaacaataaaaccatctcgagattaaagtcattataatgtgagattaaacattaaattccaagaaaaaaagtcaaaatacaatgttgagaataaaatcttTAAATTCGGGTTTAAAGTCGTCatgtttcaagaaaaaaaacttgttaaattttgagaaaaaagccaaaataaaactttgaGAATAACGTTGTTATGTTTCGGTGAAAAACTCTTATTGTAGTCAAAATAATCTAATTGTAGTCTAAATAATTGTtaagaataaaatcattacattttgagaaaatttaatgagtttaatcTCGCATTATaactcgagatggttttattttttattattgtttaacctgaatcctcttccgtaaatgTTGGTTTGTAGTTATAGATAaacataattaataataatttaaaaaatatatgagtttaatgttaataaataataaatataatggtttaaaataatacataaatatatatttataatcaaataaaaaaaatgaataaagtcAGTCATGAACTAGAGCGCAGTCAAATGGTTTAACGCACAGCTAGCCGTGGATTATAGCGCTTATACCATGATCATTTACCAGCATCGACAACTTAAAGCTGTTATTGATGTTTGCAGCTCAATATTTGATCGGAAGAGTAAAAATGACTTATTTTTGTTAGTTACAGCTTGTTAGATTAAGCATTCTGCCCGCTTTGTACTTATTTAACTTAGGTGCAAAATTataatgtagggcggggcttgattttgtctgtggggaattgattagATGGATCTGGTTtcctattggtggatctcacgtgagtgacaggttgccccgccctcgtcatgTAGGACGTGTCGTACCTTTGAGACGTTACCGGTGGTTCTGCTGAGAGCGGCGAGAGATCTCCAGCTGAAGGGCCGCAGCGTCCGCGCCTCTGAAACACGCGTCTGCTCTCTCCACCACCACCGAGTAGCTGAACACAGAATGAAACTGAGATTATTTCAACGCAGTAAAGTAGTAACTCAAAGCATTTGAAGGCTAATAACACATTAAAGCAGTAAAGTTGACGTGAAAACACACTGCATGAATTGGGTTCTCAATCCAGTTTCATGTTGATGATTTATGATCTGCAAGTCGACGAATTCATGGTTATCATCATTAACAAAGACTGTTTCTGAGAAAGCAgagtttttgtgtgaatttCGGATGCAGTGATTAACTAGAAAACTATTTTCAACACATGACCAAGAACAAACCTCGCATGATAAAACGGTGGTCCTTTCCGGTAGAGCACTagaaaagagagagataaaGGATCAGCACTAGAACAAATGAGAATCTGAGAGCTGAAAAAGCAACAAACAAGATGCAACTCTATAGTGCTCTAGAAGCGAGAGTCATGTGTCAGCGCTTCCAATGACTGCTGAAGTTCACGGCCAAGACTCCAATGAGACGCGGAGCCAAGGGTCGGAGTGCGAGGACAGCAGTGCTTACTACACCTGAATAATTCACCTGTCCACCTCCAGTGTTACCGACACTACTTGGAAAATCTCTCTCACCCGCTGGAGTTAATTCAGGGTTCGGCCTAAATGTTTTAGAGGGACACGCCATAAACAACAGTGCTTTGAGAACAGATGGGCGATTCCACGCCATTACAAACTAGAcaagaaaacatgatttaaatAGGATCTAACTGACAACTACTCTTGCATGAACATTAGAGCTTACCTAGATTTGtatattttcttcagaaaatctgAGTAGTGCTTTGAGTTTCCATAAAACTTGATGTGGTGTTGCTCTACGGTGGCTAGGATGTGCTGTCATCCCACTTACAGTGTTCAGTCTGTGCACATGCAAAGCTTGATATTCTTTGGCTTCTactgaaattattttcattgaTGTAGAAAAAGAATAAATGAACTAGGCATATTTTGACTTAAACGTAagttattaacaataattaagttattatggttacactttattttaagctgTCCTTGTTACAGAgtaattacacaaataagtacactatattgccaaaagtattgggacactcctccaaatcattgaattcaggtgttcaatcacttccatggccacaggtgtataaatcaagcactaggcatgcagactgcttctacaaacatttgtgaaagaatgggtcgctctcaggagctcagtgaactcaagcgtggtaccgtgataggctGCCACCTGTgaaataagtccattcgtgaaatttcctctcTACTACATATTCCACGGTCAGCTGTTAGTGgaatcataacaaagtggaagcaattgggaacaacagcaactcagtcATGAAGTGGtcggccacgtaaaatcacagagcgaggtcagcgcatgctgaggctcacagtgcgcagaagtcgccagagtcaatagctacagacctccaaacttcatgtggccttcagattagctcaagaacagtgtgtagagagcttcatggaatgggtttccattgCCGAGCAGCtgatccaagccttacatcaccaatgCAATGCAAAGCATGGGATGCAGTGGAGTAAAGCAGccgtcactggactctagagcagtggagacgtgttctctggagtgaccaatcacgcttctctgtctggcaatccgatggacgagtctgggttagGCGGctccaggagaacggtacttgcctgactgcattgtgccaagtgtaaagtgtggtggaggggggattatggtgtggggttgttttggACCCTTAgctccagtgaaaggaactcttaatgcttcagcataccaagacattttggacaatttcatgcttgGGGGATGGGGAtagccccttcctgttccaacatgactgcgctcCAGTGctcaaagcaaggtccataaagacatggatgagtgagtttggtgtggaggaacttgactggcctgcacagagtcctgacctcaacccgacagaacacctttgggatgaattagagcggagactgtgagccaggccttctcgccaacatcactgcctgaactcacaaatgtgcttctagaagaatggtcaaaaattcccataaacacactcctaaaccttgtggaaagccttcccagaagagttgaagctgttatagctgcaaagggtggccgactccatattaaaccacatggattaagaatgggatgtcattaaagtccCAAAACTTTTGCCAATATAGTgtattaacaacatgtacttccCTGCATAATTTACTGGAGTAAGTACACAAGGacactataaaataaagttaccaacttctttaactttaaagggttagttcacccaaaaatgaaaataatgtcatttattactcatgtcgttaccacacccgtaagaccttcattcatcttcaggatacaaattaagatatttttgatgaaatccgatggctcagtgaggcctgcatagccagcaatgacatttcctctctcaagatccattaatgtactaaaaacatatttaaatcagttcatgtgagtacagtggttcaatattaatattataaagccacaagaatacttattgtgtgccaaaaaaactaaagttttcaacaatatctatattgacagatttcaaaacactgctatggagctttacgaatcgaatcagtgaatcggagcgccaaagtcacgtgatttcagcagtttagccgtttgttAGGAGATCTGAATCACTAATATCGAAACAGAAGACTAAttaagctcagaagcttcataaagcagtgttttgaaatcgcccatcacaagatattgttgaaaagtcgttatttggtttttttggcacacaaaaatattctttataatattaaggttgaaccaccagctttatggatcttgagtgtttcaatggctttgctctcaatgcaggcctcattgagccatcggatttcatcaaaaatatcttaatttgtgctctgaagatgaTTACAAACTCGTGTAGTGACCAATATTTTCTTGACGGTGTAGTGTTACctttttactttgaaatttgtTACCAACTTCTTTTTCTTTAAAAGTGTAAAGTGTTTGTCACAAAGCGACCCCTGGAGACCCTTTATTCTTTAAGTGTAAAGTATTGCccttttttctttaaaagtgTAGCAAAAATTTTTGTTAAGTGTAAATCAAGCGTTacgttttttcttttaaagtgtAGTGTTACCCTTGCTGAAACGAACACAAATGCGAATGAAATTTCTTAACTTTAAAAAGTGGAattgcaacatttattattaaaataaaaaaatcggtTTGATGTAGTTCAGGTTTTCAGTTGAGATTTTAGAAATATCCTTACTTAAGTCAGTTCCATATTTAATTCCAGACTTCGGCACCCAGCCTTTACTGCGGAAATAGTGATAGGCCGTGTAGGAGGTGGAGAAGTTTGGCTGCAGTGAACGAAACATCGTCCAAACCTGAGCGACGGACAGAGGTTCCTACAGTAAACAGGACCAGACAGAAGCAATGAAGAAACCACACATTTATACGATGTACACAAACAGACAATTCGGGCCGCACACAGTAACGACAGCAAAAACTCACCCCGCTGTAATAAACTGACAGGCATCCGAGAGCATAAACCAGAAAGAAAGCCTGAAATACAAAGACAAGCATCTTGTTAGGAGACAAATTACTCTGCATCGCTTCTCAATTGATTTGCTTGGTTGCTAACAAGGTTATGTTAGGATGTCTCCTAAATCACACGGGCTTAGGTTCAAACCGACGATAGCCGTCCCAGAAATTACACAGGGGAATGTCAGACAAAGGTAAAGCATACAGTGGGAATGAtaaataatcaattacaaaatatCACACATTCCTCCCAAACGCTCTTTGCTTAGACTCTAGGGTGTATTTAACCGGAGAATGATGGGATGTGATTACATTAACGAGAAGGAGTGGTAATTTCAGTAAGCTGTTGTTGAGGGAGGTTGAATTAACACTTAACATTCGGAGAATAGAGTAGATAAGATATTCACAGCTTCAGTTCTGTTGTTTGGATTGGCTCTGTGCAGTGAAATCGCTCGACTGCATCCAGCTGTAACAATAAAGCTCCACTAAAATACCATTCACCCTATTTAACACAAACCTGACAGATACAAACCAGGGGCACGAGACCACAGCGACGGAGGGCTGGGAAATAACTGCAGCAATATCCAATATGTTGACAGACAGGATTTCTTGGATGATGCTTCACACGGACAGCTTGACCTTCAGTCACTTACTTCTTCATAACTCAGTTGCAGGTACTCCATCATGGTGAACGGGTTGATTCTGCACACCAACTTCTCCCGCTGGTCCTGACACAGGAAGAGTCCATTACTAGAAGGTTCATTCTTAAAACTAAGACTGGAAGGATATAGTCTTCAAAAAAGTTCTTCTATTAAGCATGCATTTCATTCAGAAACACATGCATGAAGGCATCTTTCTGACTTAGatatttccatgacttttcaaATCGTTCATAATTACTGGATTATGACTTTTTGTCTCTCAAAGGACAcagaatacggttgtcagtcctgtattcgAGTCAcgttcacacacagttcagttaaTTACTGGAGCGGTGACCGCAGTCTGTAatccagtgtttcccaaccgaGGTGCCTGtgtaaaaaatactttaaacatttaaaaattgctaaaatgtgtacaaaaaaaaaaaagcatttaataaATGCCATCAATCTCTGACGTCTCCAATAACAACACATAGGCTAACACACACAAATTcgtaataaaaatgcatatcaCAAGAAAGGTTGGTCTAAATTTTGGCGTGGGATTGTGCATAATGTTCATTCCTGTGTCAACATCCAAAGCACGCACACATAAAGTCGCCTCTCAAACAGCTCACGAGTGACAAATTGATTTCTTTTTTGCGGTCgggccagtggttcaaatttttacttgccccgccaaaattttcacttgccccacaacaaaaaattaatataataaaagaaaagaaaagaaaagaaaatgggcCGATAAAATATGcctagttattgtttttgttgtttttgatacaTGTAATCTTAATAAAtagggttatgacaccaaaagccACTAGATTAACttacttaaattttaaatattgttagacaaataaacagcaactaataaaatagtaacaaataatcaaattgagtaaaagcaaaaataaaaacaacagaacaaacatataaatgaaacaaatggtgcttttcaagtttttcatgcaggtttaaacaggagattttcaggtacagaaattgtaatctagTGTATAGCTAACTATATAACTATAggttaaactttattaaagttaatcagtcaagagcagttacagatgcataaataatgttttgaaatgttgaaaatataaaacgttaaatactgttatttgaaattatttaaaaaatgaaaagacactttaaatgtgaaattaaacccgccagtaggtggcagcgaatcactgttaatgagcgaatcactgagattcaaccgattcattcaaacggctgattcattcaggaagtgttgctcagagacgcaaaaccattctgtggactttggaactatttttgtAGGCGAAATAGAGCGAAACAGACgatttggtgtctaaaatgtaagtcacttgatattaagttAAACTGTATGCTGTATAAATTAAGTATCATATTTGTAATCATGctgatatttggagaaaaaca
This genomic stretch from Megalobrama amblycephala isolate DHTTF-2021 linkage group LG2, ASM1881202v1, whole genome shotgun sequence harbors:
- the LOC125263003 gene encoding LOW QUALITY PROTEIN: tRNA-splicing endonuclease subunit Sen2-like (The sequence of the model RefSeq protein was modified relative to this genomic sequence to represent the inferred CDS: deleted 1 base in 1 codon) yields the protein MEISNLSFKNEPSSNGLFLCQDQREKLVCRINPFTMMEYLQLSYEEAFFLVYALGCLSVYYSGEPLSVAQVWTMFRSLQPNFSTSYTAYHYFRSKGWVPKSGIKYGTDLMLYRKGPPFYHASYSVVVERADACFRGATLRPFSWRSLAALSRTTGNVSKELMLCYVITPSNLTEDMLSSPDCLKRFTVQEVLVSRWVSSRERTEQEEV